Proteins co-encoded in one Metabacillus sp. KUDC1714 genomic window:
- a CDS encoding LysR family transcriptional regulator translates to MEFRVLRYFLTVAREGSMTGAANLLHVTQPTLSRQLKDLEQELSKKLFIRSSHSVILTDEGMLLRKRAEEIVDMVDKLEAEFSSMEETIGGDVYIGGGETDAMRQIARVVKELQLSYPNIRYHLYSGNEDDVTERLDKGLLDFGILIQPADLSKYNYIDIPAKDVWGVVMRKDSPLALKDTIQAVDLLNVPVICSRQAMKQTFSKNEFADWFGEDFNKLNVVTTYNLAYNAAIMVDEGIGYAITLDKIVNTSSDSNLCFRPLVPRLESGLTIVWKKHHVFSAPADMFLKEIQAKFSNSLSDV, encoded by the coding sequence ATGGAATTTAGAGTTTTACGATATTTTCTTACTGTTGCAAGAGAAGGAAGCATGACGGGTGCCGCTAATTTATTACATGTAACACAGCCAACCTTGTCAAGACAATTAAAAGACCTTGAACAAGAGTTAAGTAAAAAACTATTTATTCGCAGTAGTCACAGTGTCATTCTTACAGATGAAGGAATGCTCCTGCGAAAAAGAGCAGAAGAAATCGTCGATATGGTCGATAAATTAGAGGCAGAATTTAGTTCCATGGAAGAAACAATAGGTGGTGATGTCTATATAGGCGGTGGGGAAACAGACGCTATGAGACAGATCGCACGGGTAGTAAAAGAATTACAGTTAAGTTATCCAAATATCCGGTATCACCTCTACAGCGGAAACGAAGACGATGTGACGGAACGACTTGACAAAGGATTGCTTGACTTTGGTATTTTAATTCAACCAGCTGATTTATCCAAATACAATTATATCGATATCCCAGCTAAAGATGTTTGGGGTGTTGTTATGAGGAAAGACAGTCCTCTTGCTTTGAAAGATACCATTCAAGCAGTGGATTTATTAAATGTTCCGGTAATCTGTTCACGACAGGCTATGAAACAGACATTTTCTAAAAATGAATTTGCGGATTGGTTTGGTGAAGATTTTAATAAATTAAATGTTGTGACTACATACAACCTTGCCTATAATGCTGCCATTATGGTTGATGAGGGTATTGGTTATGCAATAACCCTTGATAAAATAGTAAATACGTCTAGTGATAGTAACCTTTGTTTTCGACCGCTAGTTCCAAGACTTGAATCTGGCTTAACTATTGTTTGGAAAAAGCATCATGTTTTTTCCGCTCCTGCTGATATGTTTTTAAAAGAAATTCAGGCGAAATTTTCAAATTCTTTATCAGATGTATAG
- a CDS encoding SDR family oxidoreductase encodes MSHDKQVALVTGGNRGIGYELVKQLALNGFKVILASRDPGMGNEAVQKLKELNLDVSCVKLDVANQESIHQAAVAINEKYGRVDVLINNAGVYLDENEKLLVMDPCILEKTMATNFFGVYHVIRSFIPLMEKHGFGRIINVSSEYGEMSEMSYPGVGAYKLSKFALNGLTRLVAAEIKEDIKINAVDPGWVSSDMGGPSAPRTPKQAAESILWLATIGPEGPSGGFFKDGKQIPW; translated from the coding sequence ATGTCACATGATAAACAAGTTGCACTTGTAACTGGCGGGAATCGAGGTATTGGATATGAACTGGTCAAACAATTGGCTTTGAATGGCTTTAAGGTGATTTTGGCAAGTCGGGATCCAGGAATGGGTAATGAGGCTGTGCAAAAACTTAAGGAGTTAAATTTGGATGTTTCGTGTGTTAAGCTGGATGTCGCCAATCAAGAAAGCATCCATCAAGCTGCGGTTGCAATAAATGAGAAGTATGGAAGAGTAGACGTATTAATTAATAATGCAGGCGTGTATTTAGATGAGAATGAAAAGTTATTGGTTATGGACCCTTGCATTCTGGAAAAAACAATGGCAACTAATTTCTTTGGAGTTTACCATGTGATCCGTTCCTTTATTCCCCTCATGGAAAAACATGGATTTGGGAGGATTATTAATGTTTCCTCAGAATATGGGGAGATGAGCGAAATGTCATATCCAGGAGTAGGAGCTTATAAGTTGTCTAAATTTGCCCTAAATGGATTGACACGATTGGTAGCAGCAGAAATCAAGGAAGATATTAAAATAAACGCCGTCGATCCGGGATGGGTAAGCTCAGATATGGGTGGACCATCAGCTCCAAGAACCCCTAAGCAAGCTGCTGAGTCTATCCTTTGGTTAGCGACGATAGGACCTGAAGGACCTTCTGGCGGGTTCTTTAAAGATGGGAAACAAATCCCTTGGTAA